A genomic segment from Psychrobacillus sp. FSL K6-2836 encodes:
- a CDS encoding GNAT family N-acetyltransferase: protein MDIRKPNDTELKEVLLLSPQAIFDGTLGEVKPTSEKVKCLIEPLLEKGSYYLIATDNEILMGWILIGASKDQFNDKMNGFIYELFVIEDFRGNGVSKLLMGTAIDHLRRNGYSEVRLSAFAENQAIKLYERMGFNIRTVSMSLQL from the coding sequence ATGGATATTAGAAAACCTAATGATACAGAACTTAAAGAAGTTCTATTACTTTCCCCACAAGCCATATTTGATGGCACATTGGGTGAAGTAAAACCTACAAGTGAAAAGGTCAAATGTCTTATTGAACCACTATTGGAAAAGGGAAGCTATTATTTAATAGCAACAGATAACGAAATATTGATGGGTTGGATTCTAATTGGTGCTAGTAAAGACCAATTTAATGACAAAATGAATGGTTTTATATATGAACTATTTGTTATAGAAGATTTTAGAGGGAATGGAGTTTCTAAACTGTTAATGGGAACTGCCATTGACCATCTAAGACGAAATGGATACTCAGAAGTTCGACTTAGTGCATTTGCAGAGAACCAAGCGATTAAACTGTACGAAAGAATGGGATTTAACATAAGAACAGTTTCTATGAGTTTGCAATTATAA
- a CDS encoding phosphotransferase enzyme family protein: MMKLSTMKKVLKTVDSEWRSPLAEQILSRWGYDQGSVFYLRASANFIFIFKKDGRTYYLRFNESCEREHHAIEAEINIILYLGNNSLNVAQPVKSLNEKYLEVVETGIGTYYAVVFEALEGDQYEIEEITTEQNYLWGKSLGKLHKCLKNIPEQYYVYRSDWKDHLLKVKETLPSHETAAHRELERISKWADSLKVTKENFGLIHYDFELDNVVFNNYLIGMLDFDDCSSYWYVADIIYALRDVGDFSMNSPIIIKFIEGYKTETTIDIDLLKESSGYERLHKLVSFAKLIRTVDIEESQENPEWLTNLRKKLCHKINEYRLSFEENS; this comes from the coding sequence ATGATGAAACTCAGTACGATGAAAAAAGTATTAAAAACAGTTGATAGCGAATGGAGAAGTCCATTGGCAGAACAGATCCTAAGTAGATGGGGATACGATCAAGGATCCGTTTTTTATTTGCGAGCAAGTGCGAATTTTATATTTATCTTCAAAAAAGATGGAAGAACATATTATTTACGATTTAATGAATCTTGTGAAAGGGAACACCATGCGATAGAAGCTGAAATAAACATCATCCTATATTTAGGAAATAACTCTTTAAACGTAGCACAACCTGTGAAATCATTAAATGAAAAATATCTTGAAGTTGTAGAGACTGGAATTGGAACGTATTATGCGGTTGTTTTCGAAGCCCTGGAAGGCGATCAGTATGAAATCGAAGAAATCACGACTGAACAGAATTATTTGTGGGGAAAATCTTTAGGTAAATTGCACAAGTGTCTTAAAAATATACCGGAGCAATATTATGTCTATCGGTCAGATTGGAAAGACCATCTTTTAAAAGTAAAAGAAACACTGCCCTCTCATGAAACAGCTGCCCACAGAGAATTGGAACGAATTTCAAAATGGGCAGATAGTTTAAAAGTAACAAAAGAGAATTTCGGGTTGATTCACTATGATTTTGAACTTGATAATGTAGTTTTTAATAACTACCTAATCGGAATGCTTGATTTCGATGATTGTTCAAGCTATTGGTATGTTGCCGATATAATTTACGCACTTAGGGATGTAGGTGATTTTAGTATGAACTCTCCTATTATTATAAAATTTATTGAGGGTTATAAAACTGAAACTACAATCGATATCGATTTACTTAAAGAGTCATCTGGATACGAGAGATTACACAAATTAGTTTCCTTTGCTAAGTTAATAAGGACTGTTGACATTGAAGAATCGCAAGAAAATCCAGAGTGGCTCACCAATCTTCGAAAAAAACTATGTCATAAAATAAACGAGTATCGTCTTTCATTCGAAGAGAATTCTTAA